CACTTAAACTTTCTTTGTCCATTTGACGTTGAAGTAAAATTTTTTCAATTTTATCTAGTAACTCATGTTGTTCTTTAATAAAATTATCCTGCTTTTCGTGAATTTCACTTACTTGAGTAGTAACATTGTTAATTGTAGATATTAAACCTAAATTATTAGAATTACTATCTTGAGTCATAGCTACCTCTTAGTTAAAAATTGCAATATTGTTAACGTATTATTAGTTAAGTGTCAAACAACAAGAGTTATAAATGAAGTCTTAAAAATGATCGTTAAAAGGTTTATCTAGGTTATGGAACTGATTTATAACAATTTCACCTTCTGGAAATTTTGCCTTAATTTCTAATTCCCCACCCATAGCTTTTATATAGTTTTGTAAAGTAGATAAATACATATCAGTTCTTTTTTCCAATTTAGAGATATTAGCTTGAGAGGTTTGTAAAACTTCAGCTAATGTTTCTTGACTATATTGCCTTGCTAATCTTAACTCATTTAAGGCCATTTCTTTCTTCATTTCTTCTGCTAAAAGCTTAGATTTTTCTCTAGCTTCTGGTGTCATCTTATTTCTTAATTCATCAAATGAACGTGCCATAACTTATTTCTCCTTTATACTTTTCAAATGTTCATCAAAAAGATTATCTGCTTTTTTAATCATTTTATCGTACCAAGAATCATCCCCTGTCTTATCACCGCCTAATATTAATATAGCTACTCTTCTTGGGTCAAAAGCATATAATACTCTTAATGGTCTTCCTTTATGTTGTACTCTTAATTCTTTCAAATTTGAATGTTTAGATCCTTTTATAGTATCACTATGAGG
This region of Sphingobacteriia bacterium genomic DNA includes:
- a CDS encoding XRE family transcriptional regulator, with translation MARSFDELRNKMTPEAREKSKLLAEEMKKEMALNELRLARQYSQETLAEVLQTSQANISKLEKRTDMYLSTLQNYIKAMGGELEIKAKFPEGEIVINQFHNLDKPFNDHF
- a CDS encoding type II toxin-antitoxin system RelE/ParE family toxin, which produces MNWKIEYLDEFEEWWDSLKEDEKISVDAGIYLLEERGPLLNRPHSDTIKGSKHSNLKELRVQHKGRPLRVLYAFDPRRVAILILGGDKTGDDSWYDKMIKKADNLFDEHLKSIKEK